The proteins below come from a single Thermocrinis sp. genomic window:
- the alr gene encoding alanine racemase, whose product MSRSILSIDSKAIEFNVKSLSQFSQKPIIAVVKSDAYGVGVRHIAKILEGIKEVEFFAVACVEEGVELRKLGIKKPILVLGGVLKGEEKAIEEYFLRPVVSHFEHLKALEGVNVPIHVKYDTGMGRLGFLEEIIEDPRVEGVLSHLSSPAEEEFSKKQIERFEKIVRYYRYRNIKYIHLESSAGVIYKVPYTTHIRVGLAIYGEKPLANYPIQLAQALSLKARLTSVKKLPRGYPISYSRTYTLERDALVGVVAFGYADGLMKSLSNKGKLYYKGKPLNIIGNITMDMTMVDLTGTDAKVGDWVEIVGENQSFTDLAKTAGTIPYEIMCNLSKRIKREVL is encoded by the coding sequence ATGTCGCGGAGCATCTTAAGCATAGACAGCAAGGCTATTGAGTTCAACGTAAAAAGTCTTTCACAATTCTCCCAAAAGCCCATCATCGCGGTTGTAAAGTCCGATGCCTATGGAGTAGGAGTAAGACATATAGCAAAGATATTAGAAGGCATTAAAGAAGTGGAGTTTTTTGCGGTTGCCTGCGTGGAAGAGGGCGTGGAGCTCAGAAAGCTTGGTATAAAAAAACCTATACTTGTCCTTGGTGGTGTGCTAAAAGGAGAGGAAAAGGCTATTGAGGAATACTTTCTTAGACCTGTAGTTTCACATTTTGAACATCTAAAGGCTTTGGAGGGAGTAAATGTTCCCATTCATGTAAAATACGACACGGGTATGGGAAGGTTGGGTTTTTTGGAAGAGATCATAGAGGATCCAAGGGTGGAGGGAGTTTTGTCCCACCTTTCTTCACCTGCGGAGGAAGAGTTTTCCAAAAAGCAGATAGAAAGATTTGAAAAAATCGTTAGATATTATAGATATAGAAACATAAAGTACATCCACCTTGAAAGCTCTGCAGGTGTTATCTACAAAGTACCGTACACCACTCACATAAGGGTAGGACTTGCAATATACGGAGAGAAACCCCTTGCTAACTATCCCATCCAGCTGGCACAAGCTCTTAGCCTAAAAGCTCGGCTGACGTCTGTTAAAAAGCTCCCAAGAGGATACCCTATTTCATACTCAAGGACTTATACGCTTGAAAGGGATGCTTTGGTAGGAGTGGTAGCCTTTGGCTACGCAGATGGGCTAATGAAAAGTCTTTCCAACAAGGGCAAGCTATACTACAAAGGAAAACCACTGAATATTATAGGGAACATAACCATGGATATGACTATGGTAGATCTAACTGGGACCGATGCAAAGGTTGGGGACTGGGTAGAGATAGTTGGGGAAAACCAAAGCTTTACAGACCTTGCCAAAACGGCTGGGACTATACCCTACGAAATAATGTGCAATCTGTCAAAGAGAATAAAAAGGGAAGTTTTATAA
- the murB gene encoding UDP-N-acetylmuramate dehydrogenase produces the protein MKLERKVSLSKYTTIRVGGVADFIAYPKDFEDVKECIRISQWEDMPLFVLGRGANTIFGDFRGMVINTKLLDDVKVKDLGYGLEVTAQAGVSLNTLVELGLRENLEGIYKLAGFPATVGGAIAMNAGAFGYEISNHLKSVKFMLYNGEVVQEHRENLEFSYRRSPFPEKGIVLEAVFFFPKVDYPIYQEYESIRLKRKKTQPVQMPTAGSTFKNPPSHSAGRLLEEVGMKGYKLGNIAFSEKHANFLVNLGKASFEEVIKIIDVAKRRVLEEFGVELEEEVRLIESSSPYGWKVCGA, from the coding sequence ATGAAGCTTGAAAGGAAGGTCTCTTTGAGCAAATACACCACTATAAGAGTGGGGGGGGTTGCAGATTTTATAGCCTATCCAAAAGACTTTGAGGACGTAAAAGAATGTATAAGAATTTCCCAATGGGAGGACATGCCCCTATTCGTGCTTGGCAGAGGAGCAAATACCATATTCGGAGATTTTCGCGGAATGGTTATAAACACAAAACTTTTGGATGACGTAAAAGTAAAAGATCTTGGTTATGGTTTGGAAGTAACCGCACAGGCTGGTGTGTCCCTAAATACACTCGTTGAGCTTGGACTTAGAGAAAACCTTGAGGGTATATACAAACTCGCTGGCTTTCCTGCCACAGTAGGTGGAGCAATAGCCATGAATGCGGGTGCCTTTGGCTACGAAATTTCAAACCATTTAAAGTCCGTAAAGTTTATGCTTTACAACGGAGAAGTTGTGCAAGAACACAGGGAAAACTTAGAATTTTCCTACAGAAGGTCCCCTTTTCCTGAAAAGGGAATAGTTTTAGAAGCGGTTTTCTTTTTTCCAAAGGTAGACTATCCAATCTATCAGGAATACGAAAGCATAAGGCTAAAAAGAAAAAAAACCCAGCCTGTTCAGATGCCAACCGCCGGCTCTACCTTTAAAAATCCACCTTCCCACAGCGCAGGGAGGCTCTTAGAGGAAGTTGGTATGAAGGGCTACAAGTTGGGAAACATAGCCTTTTCCGAAAAACACGCCAACTTTCTTGTGAATTTAGGAAAGGCGAGCTTTGAAGAGGTTATTAAAATTATTGATGTAGCAAAAAGAAGAGTTTTAGAAGAGTTTGGTGTTGAGCTTGAGGAGGAGGTAAGGTTAATTGAAAGTAGTAGTCCTTATGGGTGGAAGGTCTGCGGAGCGTGA
- a CDS encoding D-alanine--D-alanine ligase gives MKVVVLMGGRSAEREISLRTGQAVLKALQELGHEAIALDLEDSICEKLRQIKPDKVFIALHGPYGEDGRIQGLLDILGIPYVGSGVLGSAIAMDKDTTKKILRFHNIPTPDWTAVKYGEKPEWNKFPAVVKPSDQGSSVGLFVVNNQEELERALEELWKITKKAIVEEFIEGRDITVGILKQQTLPPIEIKPKKGIYDYESKYTKGMSEYEFLEEEGLAKELEDLALKAHNALELKDMSRVDFRVDKSGRPFVLEINTIPGMTELSLFPMACRKKGIDFKLMISMLIC, from the coding sequence TTGAAAGTAGTAGTCCTTATGGGTGGAAGGTCTGCGGAGCGTGAGATCTCGCTAAGGACAGGTCAAGCAGTTTTAAAGGCTTTGCAGGAACTTGGACACGAAGCTATAGCCTTAGACTTAGAGGATTCAATATGTGAAAAGCTAAGACAGATAAAGCCGGATAAAGTGTTTATAGCTTTGCATGGTCCCTACGGAGAAGACGGAAGGATTCAGGGACTTTTGGACATTCTTGGCATTCCATACGTAGGTTCAGGCGTTCTCGGTAGTGCCATAGCTATGGATAAAGATACCACAAAGAAGATTTTAAGATTTCATAACATACCCACACCGGATTGGACAGCGGTAAAGTATGGAGAAAAACCCGAATGGAATAAGTTTCCCGCAGTAGTAAAACCTTCCGATCAAGGATCAAGCGTTGGACTCTTTGTGGTAAATAACCAAGAAGAGTTAGAAAGAGCTCTGGAAGAATTGTGGAAGATTACCAAAAAAGCTATCGTGGAAGAGTTCATAGAAGGCAGAGATATAACAGTAGGAATACTAAAACAGCAGACACTCCCACCTATAGAGATAAAACCAAAAAAGGGTATATACGACTACGAAAGCAAATACACAAAAGGTATGAGCGAGTATGAGTTTTTGGAAGAAGAAGGATTGGCAAAGGAGCTGGAGGATCTAGCTCTAAAAGCCCACAATGCCCTTGAATTGAAGGACATGTCCAGAGTAGATTTTAGGGTGGATAAAAGTGGAAGACCCTTTGTTCTTGAAATTAACACCATACCTGGAATGACGGAATTGAGCTTGTTCCCTATGGCTTGTAGAAAAAAAGGTATTGACTTTAAGCTGATGATATCTATGTTAATATGCTAA
- the ftsA gene encoding cell division protein FtsA yields MKTVASLDLGTSKIVALVAEIDSYGDMHVIGIGEVPSKGIEKGQIKRLDLAVGSILRAIKEAQEMAGVKLNSVNLGISSPLLKSQNERDTINISPQPVEIDEAQIDRIIERATTRAREEGYEIISAIPRKFILDEQEGVLYPVGLLGSKLAAEVHIVKVGTTLLRNVEKAVKSSGLNIADKYPSIIASAEAVLTQEEKEEGALLLDIGASLTDFILFTEGSPILTGTIPMGGNSITKDIAHFMKVNIEQAERIKLEHGFALSDLVNDSERIKIKPRGEDKEAMVSKKSLAEVIQIRLEEIADRVLEYINSQGINISTINAGIILTGGSSKLGGIKEFFERYMDLPARIGYPMGVIGLKERIQDPAYSTAVGLLRLKSRSVHGYPVNYQNPQNVASEDKIKLNGWLDKLKSFFKEVL; encoded by the coding sequence ATGAAGACTGTGGCTTCTCTGGACTTAGGCACGAGCAAAATTGTAGCTCTGGTAGCTGAAATTGATAGCTACGGGGACATGCATGTTATAGGTATAGGTGAAGTACCAAGTAAAGGAATAGAGAAAGGACAAATAAAAAGACTGGATTTGGCTGTAGGCTCAATACTACGTGCTATAAAAGAAGCTCAAGAAATGGCCGGTGTTAAACTCAATTCCGTGAATCTTGGAATTTCTTCCCCACTTTTAAAAAGTCAAAATGAAAGGGATACTATAAACATTTCTCCTCAACCTGTTGAAATAGATGAGGCCCAAATAGACAGAATTATAGAGAGGGCGACAACCAGGGCAAGGGAGGAAGGCTATGAGATAATAAGCGCAATCCCAAGAAAGTTTATCTTGGACGAACAGGAAGGAGTTCTTTATCCGGTGGGGCTTCTTGGGTCTAAATTAGCTGCGGAGGTGCATATAGTTAAAGTAGGGACCACACTTCTTAGAAATGTTGAAAAAGCTGTGAAATCAAGCGGTTTGAATATAGCTGATAAATACCCTTCTATAATAGCAAGCGCGGAAGCAGTGCTAACGCAAGAAGAAAAAGAAGAAGGGGCTTTACTTTTAGACATTGGTGCAAGTCTTACGGATTTTATCCTTTTTACGGAAGGCTCTCCCATACTGACTGGAACTATACCTATGGGAGGCAATAGCATAACAAAGGACATTGCCCATTTTATGAAGGTAAACATAGAACAGGCAGAAAGGATAAAACTGGAGCATGGTTTTGCCCTATCCGATTTAGTGAATGACTCAGAGAGGATTAAGATTAAACCTAGGGGTGAGGATAAAGAGGCTATGGTTAGTAAAAAAAGCTTAGCTGAAGTTATACAGATAAGATTGGAGGAGATTGCTGACCGTGTTTTGGAATACATAAATTCTCAAGGAATAAACATTTCCACTATAAATGCGGGCATTATACTAACCGGGGGCTCTTCAAAGCTTGGTGGTATAAAAGAATTTTTTGAAAGGTATATGGATTTACCTGCTAGGATAGGCTATCCTATGGGGGTTATAGGATTAAAAGAAAGGATACAAGATCCAGCTTATTCCACAGCAGTGGGTTTACTTAGATTGAAATCAAGATCTGTGCATGGTTATCCAGTTAATTATCAAAACCCTCAAAATGTGGCGAGCGAGGACAAGATAAAACTTAATGGTTGGTTAGACAAATTAAAATCCTTCTTCAAGGAGGTGCTATGA
- the ftsZ gene encoding cell division protein FtsZ: MNIVNPTRIKVFGIGGGGSNAVNRMYLDMIEGVELFAINTDVQHLTSLSVPNKIQIGEKVTRGLGAGARPEIGEQAALEDIDKIKDVLRNTDMLFLAVGLGGGTGTGAAPVIAEAAKDMGILTVAVVTKPFNFEGQKRMQVALEGLERLKNVVDTYIVINNQKLVEISEKNFSIKDAFKMVDDILSKAVRGITSIVVTPALINVDFADVRTVMEKGGLALIGIGEGKGDNKRDFAVDQAIASPLLEGNTVSGARRLLITLWVSEDVSFRDVEGTISRIREEAHEDALIIFGAILEQNKENFMRVAVVATDFENVNQQTQFRVLKKEQKQLPKVVPESVVEPVQPDIEELPAYLRRKRKI, encoded by the coding sequence ATGAATATAGTAAACCCAACGAGAATAAAGGTATTTGGAATTGGAGGAGGTGGGTCTAACGCGGTCAACAGAATGTATCTTGATATGATTGAAGGTGTGGAGCTTTTTGCTATAAATACCGACGTACAACATCTTACCTCCCTTTCTGTACCTAACAAAATACAGATAGGAGAAAAGGTCACAAGAGGGTTAGGTGCGGGAGCAAGGCCAGAGATTGGAGAACAAGCGGCACTGGAGGATATAGACAAAATAAAGGATGTCCTCAGAAACACAGATATGCTATTTTTAGCTGTAGGACTGGGGGGAGGAACGGGAACTGGCGCAGCGCCTGTGATTGCAGAAGCGGCAAAAGATATGGGCATTCTTACTGTTGCAGTGGTTACAAAACCTTTCAACTTTGAGGGTCAAAAAAGAATGCAAGTCGCATTAGAAGGATTGGAAAGATTAAAGAATGTGGTTGATACTTATATAGTGATAAATAACCAAAAGTTAGTGGAGATTTCGGAGAAAAACTTTAGCATAAAGGATGCGTTCAAGATGGTGGATGATATTTTGTCAAAGGCTGTAAGAGGTATAACGAGCATAGTTGTAACTCCCGCTCTTATAAATGTGGATTTCGCGGATGTGCGCACAGTTATGGAAAAGGGTGGGCTAGCGCTTATAGGTATAGGTGAGGGTAAGGGTGATAACAAAAGAGACTTTGCAGTAGATCAAGCCATAGCAAGCCCTCTATTGGAAGGGAATACAGTCTCTGGAGCAAGAAGACTACTGATTACCCTTTGGGTGAGCGAAGATGTATCCTTCAGAGATGTAGAGGGGACCATAAGTAGAATTAGAGAAGAAGCACACGAAGATGCTCTGATTATATTTGGAGCAATACTAGAGCAGAACAAAGAGAACTTTATGCGTGTTGCAGTGGTGGCTACAGATTTTGAAAATGTAAATCAGCAAACACAGTTTCGTGTTCTAAAGAAGGAACAAAAACAACTACCAAAAGTGGTGCCGGAATCTGTGGTAGAACCCGTTCAGCCCGATATAGAGGAACTACCTGCATACCTACGCAGAAAGAGAAAAATTTGA
- a CDS encoding EAL domain-containing protein produces MTLLDLYRETMIPNTVCLMDILKKVFYFHERKCRKFSLVLVDIDNLRGINKQKGYSVGNQILVTVANIIGESVRRNDIAGKYKSGSFLIILLETDKDGAQMVVSRLESKMSNLEVDGMPVKITFGICTYPEDGESPDDLMEFLEEKVAEAKRKKEAIVYTKRSVRQYIGLDNIISAIEENRVVPAFQPILNLRDKSIEGYEVLMRLKVGDEYLPASAFIDQVSELSFLTVFEEIVFDKAIKIWKSGKIKGKLFFNMPSNFVNYLAKGKAKLRDFKEELLNAGIGPENVVIEIPESKITATTDELIEVVNNIKSLGFKVAVDDFGVENSSVERLLKTKPDMVKVDGFFLKEGRNMLRWIIAGLKRLGYRVVIEHIESNEDLELAIKYGADYAQGFYIGKPEVIL; encoded by the coding sequence ATGACCTTGCTTGACCTATATAGGGAAACTATGATTCCCAACACAGTTTGTCTTATGGATATACTAAAAAAGGTATTTTACTTTCACGAAAGAAAATGCAGGAAGTTTTCCCTTGTGCTTGTTGACATAGATAATTTGAGAGGTATAAACAAACAGAAGGGTTATTCTGTAGGCAATCAAATACTTGTAACTGTGGCAAACATAATCGGCGAAAGCGTTAGAAGAAACGATATAGCTGGAAAGTACAAAAGTGGTAGTTTTCTAATAATACTACTAGAGACAGACAAAGATGGTGCTCAAATGGTAGTAAGTAGATTAGAGAGTAAAATGTCAAATCTGGAAGTTGACGGTATGCCTGTCAAAATTACGTTTGGTATTTGCACCTATCCGGAAGATGGAGAAAGTCCTGATGATTTAATGGAGTTTTTAGAAGAAAAAGTTGCCGAAGCCAAGAGAAAGAAAGAAGCCATAGTTTATACTAAGAGATCGGTAAGACAGTATATAGGCTTAGATAATATAATTTCAGCAATAGAAGAAAACAGGGTAGTTCCTGCATTCCAACCCATATTGAATCTTAGAGACAAATCAATCGAAGGTTACGAAGTGCTCATGCGTCTGAAAGTTGGAGATGAGTATCTTCCCGCGTCAGCTTTTATAGATCAAGTTTCAGAGCTATCTTTTCTAACGGTTTTTGAGGAAATTGTTTTTGATAAGGCAATCAAAATATGGAAAAGTGGTAAGATAAAAGGTAAATTGTTTTTTAATATGCCCTCTAATTTTGTTAACTATTTAGCGAAAGGCAAAGCTAAGCTAAGAGATTTTAAGGAGGAATTACTAAATGCAGGTATAGGACCTGAAAATGTAGTCATTGAAATACCAGAAAGTAAAATAACAGCTACAACAGATGAATTAATTGAGGTAGTTAACAATATAAAATCTTTGGGTTTCAAGGTGGCCGTTGATGATTTTGGAGTTGAAAACTCCTCTGTAGAAAGGTTGTTGAAGACAAAACCAGACATGGTTAAAGTGGATGGCTTTTTTCTAAAGGAAGGAAGAAATATGCTAAGATGGATAATAGCGGGACTAAAAAGGTTAGGCTATAGGGTGGTTATAGAACACATAGAGAGTAATGAGGACTTAGAGCTTGCAATTAAGTATGGTGCGGATTACGCCCAAGGTTTTTACATAGGTAAGCCTGAGGTAATACTTTGA
- the hisA gene encoding 1-(5-phosphoribosyl)-5-[(5-phosphoribosylamino)methylideneamino]imidazole-4-carboxamide isomerase, with protein sequence MKDFLIPAIDLRDGKVVRLYKGEEEKVKVYSNNPEEIAKLFEDFGFKRIHVVDLDGAFGNTLKNLEVIKNIRKVFSGVVQVGGGLRDLQTLKIFDEIGIDLFVVGTVAVKSPEVFQEMLDSFPGRVVLSVDSKGGVVSVAGWKEGSPYTPDELAKLYDEKPIWGYLYTVVEKDGTLEGIDVEPYVKLKKVVKKPVLASGGVASIEDLKKLKGLVEGVVVGKAIYEGKIKLEELE encoded by the coding sequence TTGAAGGACTTTTTGATCCCAGCCATAGACTTAAGGGATGGAAAGGTGGTCAGATTATACAAGGGGGAGGAGGAAAAAGTTAAGGTTTATTCAAACAATCCAGAGGAAATTGCCAAGCTATTTGAAGATTTTGGATTTAAGCGTATTCATGTAGTGGATCTGGACGGTGCCTTTGGTAACACTCTTAAAAATCTGGAAGTTATAAAAAACATCAGAAAGGTTTTTTCTGGTGTTGTGCAGGTTGGTGGAGGTCTGAGAGATTTGCAGACTTTAAAAATTTTTGATGAGATTGGCATAGATCTTTTTGTGGTGGGCACTGTAGCGGTAAAAAGCCCGGAAGTTTTTCAAGAGATGTTAGATTCCTTTCCAGGAAGGGTAGTTCTGTCGGTGGATAGTAAGGGTGGTGTGGTTTCCGTAGCAGGGTGGAAAGAAGGCAGTCCATACACTCCAGATGAGCTTGCCAAGCTTTACGATGAAAAACCTATATGGGGCTATCTTTACACTGTGGTGGAGAAGGATGGCACTTTGGAAGGGATAGACGTGGAGCCTTACGTCAAGCTTAAAAAGGTTGTCAAAAAGCCCGTTCTCGCAAGCGGTGGCGTAGCAAGCATAGAGGATCTTAAAAAATTGAAAGGTTTAGTGGAAGGAGTGGTGGTTGGAAAGGCAATATACGAAGGTAAGATAAAGCTGGAAGAATTAGAATAA